One Cicer arietinum cultivar CDC Frontier isolate Library 1 chromosome 8, Cicar.CDCFrontier_v2.0, whole genome shotgun sequence DNA segment encodes these proteins:
- the LOC101489241 gene encoding tryptophan aminotransferase-related protein 1-like: MVVASNGSSPLVYSNGTKVPQSTLSSDSVVNVEKGDPMIFSPYWEKMNDECTVVIKAQELMSYVCDENSLCFYMLPQMRDAILRIHNVVGNAVTKDNYIVLGTGSSQLYHAALYALSPSQPPNHPINVVAAAPYYSEYPDATEVLQSRLFKWSGDANTYNKNEPYIELVTSPNNPDGAMRTPVVKSKAQGKIIYDLAYYWPQFTPITHQLNHDLMLFTLSKSTGHAGSRIGWAIVKDIEVAKNMIKFMRLSSVGVSRESQIRATKLLEVICDSYQNLKSIKSELFFSHSKRLMKERWEKFKGVIEQSNVFTLVKNPIAYCNFTKETSESYPAFAWLKSAEGIKDGEKYLEKFNICTRGGERFGVDAKYVRISMISTDGEFNELLRRLLKVKRG; encoded by the exons ATGGTGGTTGCTAGTAATGGTTCTTCTCCTTTGGTTTATTCCAATGGCACAAAAGTACCCCAATCCACTCTCTCATCCGATTCCGTTGTCAATGTTGAGAA AGGTGATCCAATGATATTCTCGCCGTATTGGGAGAAGATGAATGATGAGTGTACGGTGGTGATCAAAGCACAAGAATTGATGAGTTACGTATGTGATGAGAACAGCTTGTGTTTTTACATGTTACCACAAATGAGAGATGCTATTTTGAGGATACATAATGTTGTTGGAAATGCTGTAACAAAAGACAACTACATAGTATTAGGAACAGGCTCTTCTCAACTCTACCATGCTGCTTTATATGCACTTTCTCCTTCACAACCCCCTAATCATCCCATTAATGTTGTTGCTGCTGCTCCTTATTACTCG gAATATCCAGATGCGACTGAAGTATTACAATCAAGATTATTTAAATGGAGTGGTGATGCTAATACGTACAATAAAAATGAACCTTACATAGAATTGGTGACTTCTCCAAACAATCCAGATGGTGCAATGCGAACACCTGTGGTGAAATCTAAAGCTCaaggaaaaataatttatgactTAGCCTATTATTGGCCACAATTCACTCCCATTACTCACCAACTTAACCATGATCTTATGCTTTTCACATTATCCAAATCCACAGGTCATGCTGGTTCTCGTATCGG GTGGGCTATTGTAAAGGACATTGAAGTTGCTAAGAATATGATTAAATTCATGCGGTTGAGTTCCGTTGGTGTATCTAGAGAATCCCAAATTCGAGCTACTAAATTGCTTGAAGTGATTTGTGATAGTTATCAAAATTTAAAGTCCATTAAATCTGAACTATTTTTTAGTCATAGCAAAAGACTCATGAAAGAAAGGTGGGAGAAATTTAAGGGAGTTATTGAGCAAAGCAATGTTTTTACCTTAGTCAAGAATCCAATTGCATATTGTAATTTCACCAAGGAGACATCTGAATCATACCCtg CTTTTGCTTGGTTGAAGAGCGCGGAAGGCATAAAAGATGGTGAAAAATATTTGgaaaaattcaatatttgtaCAAGAGGAGGGGAACGATTTGGTGTGGATGCAAAGTATGTTAGGATTAGCATGATTAGCACTGATGGTGAGTTCAATGAATTGTTAAGAAGGTTGTTAAAAGTTAAAAGAGGATGA
- the LOC101509788 gene encoding AP-1 complex subunit mu-2, whose amino-acid sequence MSGAASALFLLDIKGRILVWRDYRGDVSAVDAERFFTKIIDKQADEQSQDPVVYDNGVTYMFIQHSNVYLVIATRQNCNAASLLFFLHRLVDVFKHYFEELEEESLRDNFVVVYELLDEIMDFGYPQYTEAKILSEFIKTDAYRMEVTQRPPMAVTNAVSWRSEGISYKKNEVFLDVVESVNILVNSNGQLIRSDVVGALKMRTFLSGMPECKLGLNDRLLLEAQGRTTKGKAIDLEDIKFHQCVRLARFENDRTISFIPPDGSFDLMTYRLSTQVKPLIWVEANVEKHSKSRIEIMVKARSQFKERSTATNVEIELPVPVDATNPNVRTSMGSASYAPEKDALIWKIRSFPGGKEYMLRAEFRLPSITDEEAAPERKAPIRVKFEIPYFTVSGIQVRYLKIIEKSGYQALPWVRYITMAGEYELRLI is encoded by the exons ATGTCAGGGGCAGCTTCTGCTCTATTTCTCCTCGACATCAAAGGCCGTATCCTCGTCTGGCGCGACTACCGTGGTGACGTCTCCGCCGTCGACGCCGAACGCTTCTTCACCAAGATAATCGACAAACAG gCTGATGAACAGTCTCAAGATCCGGTTGTTTACGATAATGGTGTTACCTATATGTTCATACAACATAGCAATGTTTACCTTGTAATAGCCACGAGACAAAATTGTAATGCCGCTAGTCTTCTCTTCTTCCTTCATCGATTAGTTGAT gTGTTTAAGCATTATTTTGAGGAATTAGAAGAGGAATCTCTTAGGGATAACTTTGTTGTTGTG TACGAGCTACTTGATGAAATTATGGACTTTGGTTACCCACAGTATACTGAGGCAAAGATTCTTAGTGAATTTATTAAGACTGATGCATATAGAATGGAAGTTACTCAGAGACCTCCTATGGCTGTGACTAATGCCGTGTCTTGGCGAAGTGAAGGGATAAGCTACAAGAAAAATGAG GTTTTCTTGGATGTGGTGGAGAGTGTTAATATACTTGTCAATAGCAATGGACAATTAATTAGATCTGACGTTGTTGGGGCGCTGAAGATGAGAacatttttgag TGGTATGCCTGAGTGCAAACTTGGTTTAAATGATAGATTATTATTAGAGGCACAAGGTAGAACAACCAAGGGAAAGGCGATAGACTTGGAAGACATTAAATTTCATCA GTGTGTCCGTTTGGCTCGATTTGAAAATGATCGAACAATTTCTTTCATACCTCCTGATGGGTCATTTGATTTAATGACGTACAGGCTCAGTACACAG GTTAAGCCTTTAATTTGGGTAGAAGCAAATGTTGAAAAGCACTCAAAGAGTCGGATTGAGATTATGGTAAAAGCTAGGAGTCAGTTTAAGGAACGTAG CACTGCCACAAATGTTGAGATTGAGTTGCCTGTGCCTGTTGATGCAACCAATCCTAATGTTCGAACGTCAATGGGATCTGCATCATATGCACCTGAAAAAGATGCACTGATCTGGAAAATTAGATCCTTCCCTGGAGGCAAG GAGTATATGTTAAGAGCAGAGTTTCGCCTTCCCAGTATAACAGACGAGGAAGCAGCTCCTGAGAGAAAAGCTCCTATACGTGTGAAATTCGAGATACCATATTTCACTGTTTCTGGAATTCAG GTAAGATATTTGAAGATTATTGAGAAGAGTGGGTATCAGGCTCTTCCATGGGTGAGATATATAACAATGGCAGGAGAGTATGAACTAAGGCTTATTTAG